The sequence AGAACGTGAGGGTTCCAATATAGGGTCGGAAGGCAGAGGCTTTAACAACGCGCATGTCCGGCATCAATTGCTGACATTTGTAGAGCAAGTTGTGGTTTGCAAGCTGCACCAAAAGACCTCGCAAGCGTTGCATGGTTCTCGCCTCAATGGGGTGGTGTTAGGGAAATCGCTTCTACCGTCTTAAGTTTCTCCAAGCCGTCCGTCAACCTCAGTAAAATCGTTTGCTGTTTCGTCCCACGCGAAAGCCTTCACCGCGCGTATTTCGGTGTCGTAAACTGAGATAACCAGATATGTGGCATCCGGATATGCGGGTTCATCCCATACGGTTGCATCTGCTTTGTCTTTTTCGGAGAAGTATGCCTCGTGATTTGGATGTGAGTGGTAGAACGCCTTAATTTGCCGTTGCTGTGTGTCAGCCTCTTTGTGAACGGCGATTAAATCGTCAGGGTGTATGACGTAGGCTGTGCGGGCATCGCGCGGATATGTGTCTGGATCTTCCTGATGCAGTTCATTCTGTATGTTTCGGCATTTCTGGACAAATTCTTGTGTTTCAGTTCCCAGAATAACACCGCAGCATTCATTGGGAAACTCCGATTTCGCGTGCTCACAAATCTCACTGAGGGTTTCTGGTTTTAAAGTTATCATCGAATAGCAATTAACCATCAGCTGTCAGAAAGAAACGCTGAAAATCTCTCTGACAGCCAATACGTCGGAATCTCTGACTGTTACTTGCATTGGCAAGCAATAGTCATTAAGATAGACTGCA is a genomic window of Candidatus Poribacteria bacterium containing:
- a CDS encoding M67 family metallopeptidase codes for the protein MITLKPETLSEICEHAKSEFPNECCGVILGTETQEFVQKCRNIQNELHQEDPDTYPRDARTAYVIHPDDLIAVHKEADTQQRQIKAFYHSHPNHEAYFSEKDKADATVWDEPAYPDATYLVISVYDTEIRAVKAFAWDETANDFTEVDGRLGET